The genomic stretch gccccctcccacccagtTCAGGGTCACAGATCCTTCCAGCTGATGGGCTCCTTGCCAGACTTTTGCAGCAGCTCGTTGGTTTTCGAGCAATGCCTGCCCCCAAAGAACCCTCTGTACGCAGAcagtggggagggtgggcggTCTGCAGCACGTGGCGGCGCTTCCTATCGATGGCACTTGGCCTTCTTCTGCGCACAGGAGCCCCAGAGCAAGAAGACGAGGCCGCTCGAGTTCTGATTAATTAGCCAGGACACAACCGCATCGGTCAATTGCTCCCAACCGTTCTCCTTATGAGAACTGGCCTGATGCGCCCGGACGGCGAGGACAGCTCTGAGTAGGAGAACACCTTGCTTGGCCCACCCGGATAAATCCCCGTGGCCAGGATGCACAAAACCATCCGTGTCTGCAGACAGCTCTTTACGAATGTTTTCCAACCGGGGCGGAGGTGCAACAGAGCCCATGAGCGTGGTTGGGTCCATGATATGGGTCCTGTCCCAGGATGACAACCTTCTCTTGTGTTGCACATTTGGGTTCAGGTGAAAACTTGATGTGGGGTTGGAGAAACAGTGTAATGTCTTCTTCTGCAACAAATCCCATTAGCTTTATAAAACACGGTTTTACGAACTCTCCGCTGAGGTGCTTCTTCCAACTCTCACCCAAACCCACGGGCAGGTTGCGAGCCGCGAGTCTAAGCAGGGCCGGGGCCTTGTTCTTCTGGATGCGGACCAACTGCTCGGGGCTCAGCTGCGATGCggtggtgggtgggcggggctcctCCTGCTCGGCCCGGGCCTTCTGGGCGGGGCTGACCGCTGCATCCCCCTCTCCTCAACTAAGGCAGCCACACCGGTCCAGGGTCGGCAGGCTCGGGGCTGCGGGCACATCGCTTACTGGCGGGGGCTCGGGGAGGAGGAGTAGTCCGTCTTCTGGCGGATCATCCCGAAGCCGCCCGGGGTCCCGTGAGGCTGGGGGAAGTGAAGACGCGCCGCCCTGGACCCTAGCCTGGTGCAGACTGTGGCGGTCCGCAATTGGTGCCAACGCATGCTCCCACCGAGGGGGTGagcttcagtgtgtgtgtgtgtgtgtgtatgtatgtatacacacacacacacacacacacacatatatatatattagaggcagggtgcatgaattcgtgcatgggtggggtccggccagcctggccagggggaggggacatgggcggttggccagcctgcctgctggtggtcaaactcctagttgaggggacaatttgcatattagccttttattatataggatatacactgagtggccagattattatgcgttcagagatcgtaataacctggccactcaatgtatatttttttaacataaaatgtcCACACTAGGAATCGAGCCTAGTGAGCCATGTACCCtcactaggaatcaaaccgtgacctcctggttcgatTGGCtcaacgctcaaacactgagccacatcgacCGGGCTCTTTTTACTCTTTTAACATGGCAACtatgaatttgaatttcatgtgtGGCTTGTAACACATTTCTGTTGGCAGTGCTGGTCTAAGGTATGTGAGTGGATTTTCCTGTTTGGGTTCCACTGATGGCCGAAAGAGGCATCCCTTAGCCACCACTGCCCGCCTCCAGGAGCCCCGTGGTCATTCACTCACCagattctctctctgttcccaggATCCTATCTCTCGGAACACAGCAGAACTTGTATAGAATGCACTGAAGGAGTGGATTACAACAGTCATCCCAACAGCTTGTCTTCTTGCCGACCCTGCTCTAAATGCCCTCCAGGTAGAGATGCGGACCTCATGCCTACTGTTAGGGCGCCGGGCAATGAGATGATAATTGTATGGAACGGGGGATCAGAAACCTAATTGCCAGCCCAGCGTGGTCTTCATCATATCCTGTTTCATGATATGACTTaggccaataaaataaaatgaaaacagaaattatTTCTATAATGCATGCCACGCAGGAGGGACATCTTTTAAACCATCAGGTGAAAGTGGTGGGAAAATAACCTGTCCCTTGAAGGGAGGACTCTAGGGCCACATCGTGGAAGGCGGGGCCGAGTGGAAAAGTGCTGGTTTGGGCCGGGATGTGGGACTTGTCCTGGCCAGACCCCTCTTCGCCCTGAGCTCCCTGGCAGGCGCTCCGTCTTCCTCAGCCATCACGGCCTAAGGCCCCTCTGCAGGGTTAAGTTTGCGAAGTCACCCAagggtccctccccacccagggtCTCTCAGGTTATACCCGACCCTTCTTAGTCACCCTGTGAGCCAATAGATATTTCCTCTCAATCCTGATGTAATAAGTAAAGAATCATGGTCATCATGGTCTTTTTTATGCACGCGGTGGTGGCGGGCAGGTGACCAGTGGCTGTCCTTTTGGCACCTCACAGATATTGCTGCAgaaactaaccctaaccctcaaaTCTATGGCGCACTGAGTGAAGCCGAGTGtgtggtgggggttgggtggTGAAAAATGGTTTGAGGGACATGAGACGGAAAAGTATCCCCTGAATCTTATCCTTTATCTTCAGATAAAGTAGAAACAGCTCGGTGCACCAGGACGAGGGACACCCAGTGTCGGTGCAAGAATGGCACTTACCAGGATAAGGATTCTCCTGAGTTCTGCCTACCGTGCAGCCCTCGGTAAGACACGGGAGCCCGCCTTGGCCATTTGCGTGACACGCTCCCCCTGCagcaccctctgcccacccctcctcAGCTCGGTTTCCCTTTGCCCCGGCTGGCCTTTCTACTGAAGCTGCTAGTCAGGGCCTATGAGCCTGTCAGTGGCCCATGCAAAGCTATAGGTTTTCTTACTACCAGAAGGAAGGAATTGTGTACCCTGCAGCCATACTTGCAATCATCTTTATAGCAATTCAAtcacaaaatgtgtgtgtgtgtgtgtgtgtgtgtgtgtatgtgtgttttaatttttttgttttttggtgccGGCATGAGCCCATGAACACATAAGTGTTCACAGCCAAATCATAATGAACCGAGCCTGTAGCTCCTTCAGGGGTTCCTCAAACCCCTGCACCAGCTCCGCCACCTTCCCCCAGGGCCCTGTTCCCTTGATAAGACTGTGTTTTCCCTGTTATTGGGATTTAGGGGCCAATAGTAACGTGCTCTTTTACAGTGTGGCTGTGCTTGGTGGGGACAGTCAACAGGGGGAGGACAAGAGGGTCCTTGTTTTGAGGGTTGACTAGAGAAGGAGGCTCAGCTTTTGGCTGGAGTGAGCTGCTTCCTCACTCGTGCTCCCCCTGCAGGTCAGGGGAGCTCAGTGCAGGCCTTATAGAGAAGGCCCAGCTCCTGTGGGTACAGCTCTGAACACTTAACTGGAGCCCTCGAGGGCAGAAGGTGGCATCAGGTCCCTCCTGAACCCGTCAAGGGGGTGAGAGGGCCCGTCGGGCAGACAGGAGAAGGCTGTTCTTTTCCCACTCCCCCCGCCAGGGGACACTGGGTGGGGGGTtgctccttctttctctttctctgaccgCACAGAACCCCTTCACATCCTCCCTGTGTTTGAACCTAGGTGCCCTGATGGCAAGGTCAAGGCCAAGGCCTGTGGCCCCTCGAACGACCTTGAGTGTGTGGACCAACAATCAGGTACCCAGGACCATGGGGAGGCCCCAGTTCCTGGAGAGCCAGTGACCACCAGCCTGGAGGCACACACtgctgctccctctctctcctcaggcATACCGTGGTGGGGGATCCTTCTTATCTGCATCTTGGTGTTTCTGGTGCTGGGCGTATGTTGTTGCAGGAGCTGTAACCTTCGAGGTGAGGTTGGCGGGAGCGATGGGCGGTGCTGGCACTCTCTGCTGTTCCCTCACTTCCCGCTTCGTTTCTTCAGACAGAAGGGCCCGCCCCTCCGCCTCCCAGATCTCTGGGTCTTTCTGGCCTGGCTGTGATCTTGTTCCCTGGGATCACCCCTCTacctccctcctcacctgcacCTCTGGAGGGCCGGCATCGTATCAGTCCCCCTGTCTTGGGGCTGATGgtcacctcctctccctgcccagtcTGGGAGGGCAGGCCAGTTCTTCACGTCCGCAGGGCCCCCAGCCAAGGCAGAGGGGTGGTCAGAGCCTCAACTGGGTGACAAGAGTCAAGAGGAGAAGGTCAGGGGTGGGTTGTTGTGCAGCTTGGGTCAGAGCAGAACCCAACAGAGATTTGATAGGTGTTTACTTTTACTTCTTTCCCTCGTTTCTTCCCCTTCCTGAGGGTGTCCCAGAGTTGGATTGCCCTTCCCTGTCACCAGGACCAAGGCCTCTTGTCAGTGTCTGAGCCCCAGCCCATGCCCTTCCCAGCAGGGAGACCCTACAGAGAGGGCTTCCGCACGCTGAGACCGACACCCTTCTCTTCCAGGTTCCGGAGCGGCCACCAAGAGCAGGAGCAGAGTGAGTGGGTTTCTCCAGGCTCTGGGGCATCAGGCCCTGAGAACCGCTTCCTGCCCAGAATAGGGCCCTGGGTGGGCGTGGCCCCAGTTTGTCCTGTGCTGCTATCCCCGGCTCTCTAACGTGGCCCTGTCCTTCCCGTTGCTTGTGACacccagacccacagccctgCACTCCGGGCTGTGGGGGTGTCAGGCAGGTATGCTAAACCCCCTTAGCACAGCACCAGGGTCCTGGTGCTAACAGCAAAGTCCTGGATGTGCTGAGCCTCTGCCAACCTGAGGGGAGGGGaacctgggaggggcggggtagCAGAACCTACGTGTCCCCTGAGACCCTTCAGGGAGCCTGGGTGCGGACTCCTGAGTCAGCTCTTTTCCTTCCCAAGGGCTGGTTTTGTTTCTCACGAACCCCAGAAGACCCTGAGGCTCTGGACaatgcccacaacctggccataaGCAACAGAGACTCGCTGTCCTCTGAGCAGGAACAGGAGGAGCTGGCCCTGGTACAGCCCGCAGGAGAAGCACAGCATCTACTGGTGAGTGGGGGCGGCCATGCCAGGCCTGGCCTTTGTGCTGGCCCAGGACTGTGTTAGAAGCAGGGAAAGGCCAGTGCTGGTCAGGACTGCTGTCCTGGGGAAGGATGGTTCAGGGAGATCAGGACccgaggggaaggggctgcactGCAGGGAGCTGTTAGCTCTGTGGAATGGCTGGGTCTTCTTATCTGTCCAGATGTCACAATATCCAGAGTCCGGTACAGGCAGGCACAGGATGGCGCCCCCATCTTTGTTGGCTGACTGAATGAGGACTGCAGATAGTCCTCTGTGTAGttgtaaaataatttagtaaGCCATTCCTTGTAACAATAGGAATATCAGACTTATTACAAAATTCCTATTACATCGAACCTATCTCTGTATATTAAAGCCTAAGTGatgggtcgctatgatgtgcactgaccaccagggggcagacactcaacgcacaggATGGGCTCCCTCATGTCTGGAtggggcctgcagggattgggctgaaaaggctctctgacatcccccggggtgtcctggatttcgagagggtgcaggccaggccgagtgaccccacccgtgcatgaatccatgcactggtcctctagtatgataataaatCTTAGTCTAGATACCTAATTCTATTTGTATGGTGGCAtttagaagtagaatttctgggcCCACACACGTGCATACAGTTTTGGTTCATATCAGTTCATGAGTTTTAATATGACATTGAGTGGTAAACCTGTagaaatacttaatttttattcctCAGAAGCTTAGGAAGTCATTCCCCTGAACGTAAGATGAAATTCACTAATTTTTTAGAGTTTTTAAATTTACGATCATTTTTAGCATATAGCATTGTTATCCAAATGGAATCGATTTTGTGACCTGATGTGACATGCGGAGAGTGAATTGTTCTGAGTCGCTGTCTCTTTCCTCCAACCCCATTTCACAACAGATTCTCTCATTTCCCTCGCTTTTGGCTCCTCCTTTATCAGATGTGAAATGTTTACAAAGACTTTCCTGTTCCCTTTGTTTCTTTCCTCCATCTACGGTATGctctttttaacatgttttttaaaaattgattttagagagaagaagggaaaggaatagagagacagaaacatcaatgatgagagaaatatcgataggttgcctctggcatgccccctagtggggatcaagttcacaaccccgggcatgtgaaTTTTACATcacgtgatctcttggttcatggatcaatgctcaaccactgagccacaccagccgggctacagtatgctcttttaaaatatatatatttttaaatacatttttattgatttcagagaggaagggagagagagagatagaaacatcaatgatgagagagaaacattgattgcctgcctcctgcaggtcccccactgggggtcaagctcgcaacccaggcatgtgcccttgactggaatcgaacctgggacctttcagtccacaagtcactgctttatccactgagccaaactggccagagcacagtattctcttttaaaataaagtataaaaggaaggaaacaaaccaaaaaggCCAATAATCCCTCTATCCTGATTAATCACttctcacattttttaaagtagtgcTTATCCACAGTGAGAAAAAGTAAATTGTACAGAAAGGTTCTCAGGGAGTGGTAGAAGCCTCCTGCAGTCTTTCTTCAGCCCCCTCACTTTTTTATTTCAGGTAATTATGAGAgacaattctttttttcaatgattttattttgaaatttttattattttttaattaaaaatttttattgtttaaagtattgcatatgtctccttttccccccattgacctctccctggccattcccactccccactcatgccctccctcccccctactgtgtccatgggttatgcttatatgcatgcatacaagtcctttggttgatgtccTACCCCTCCTCaccacaccccctccctccaccttccctctgaggttagacAGTCTATTcgagcttctatgtctctggatctgtttttgttcaccagcttatgttcattatattccacaaatgagtgagatcatgtgatatttatctttctccgacagGCAAGAGAATTCTTTGCTGAAATATTTGTGCATATGCCATCTATATACAATACTCTA from Eptesicus fuscus isolate TK198812 chromosome 6, DD_ASM_mEF_20220401, whole genome shotgun sequence encodes the following:
- the TNFRSF10B gene encoding tumor necrosis factor receptor superfamily member 10B isoform X1 codes for the protein MALPRRPGALTDRTWPRGVRVQIASRRAVGRAAAPKSQRGARPRPWAPRTLILVLSCLLVLVPVASATVIEPDRVLQQPAASLPGKCPKGSYLSEHSRTCIECTEGVDYNSHPNSLSSCRPCSKCPPDKVETARCTRTRDTQCRCKNGTYQDKDSPEFCLPCSPRCPDGKVKAKACGPSNDLECVDQQSGTQDHGEAPVPGEPVTTSLEAHTAAPSLSSGIPWWGILLICILVFLVLGVCCCRSCNLRGSGAATKSRSRGWFCFSRTPEDPEALDNAHNLAISNRDSLSSEQEQEELALVQPAGEAQHLLGRASADGSQMRRKLLVPANNENPLETLRECFYEFSKSVPFPRWEPFMRSVGLTDNDIFIAKAQALDPGDGLYQMLTSWLNTKGKAASVNTLLEGLEKLGERHAKERIEDHLVRSGKYVYEGGEAGPAVSQ